DNA sequence from the Cupriavidus sp. WKF15 genome:
CTTGAGCGATTCCATGGGGCGGCCTTCGAAGCGGAACTCGCCGTCGTAGTCATCTTCCACGACGAGCGCGCCGTGGCGTTGCGCCCATTCCAGCAGGGCCAGCCGGCGCTCGAGGCTCATGGGCATGCCCAGCGGGAACTGGTGGGACGGCGTGACATAGACCATCCTGGCGTTCGCCGGCAGCGCGTCGACCACCAGCCCTTCCTCATCCACGGGCACCGGTACCACCTGCGCACCCAGCGCAGCGAAGATGATGCGCGCCGGTGGATAGCCAGGATCTTCCATGGCAACCACTTCGCCGGGGCGGACGGAGACCTTGGTCAGCAAGTCCAGCGCCTGCTGCGCACCTTGCGTGATGATCACGTCGTGCCAGTGGCTGACCACGGCGCGGCTGAAGGCCAGGTAGCTCGCCACGGCCTGGCGCAACGCCTGCTCGCCGGCCGGGTCGTGGTAGGTGCCGCGCCCGCGCGCCTGCACCCGCAGTGCATGGCCGACACAGCGGCGCCACTGGTCGAACGGAAACAGGCCCTTGTCAGTCACGCCGCCGACGAAGTCGTAGGCTGGCGGCGTGTCCGTGGGCGTCATCGGCAGCGCGTCCTCCATCTGCGACCAGATCGAGCCTGTGGCTGGCGAGGTTGCCGGCACGGGCGGCGGCGGCGCCAGCCGCGTCATGGCGTCGGCCACGAAGGTGCCGTCGCCGGTGCGCGAGCGCAGGTAGCCCTCGGCGATCAGCCGCTCGAACACATCGAGCGTGGTCTTGCGCGAGACGCCGAGCTGCAGTGCCAGTTGCCGCGTGGAAGGCAGCCGCTGGCCCGGCGCGAGCCGGCCATCCATGACGCCGGCGCGCAGCTGGCGATAGATCTGGCCGGCCAGGCCCTGGCGGCCGTGGATCGTAAGGTGGACATCCATCGGTTCTGGCTTGAAGGTGGTTTGCGCTGGGTATGGGCAACGGCCCGGGCAGGGCCGCCGCCGGAACCGGGCGCCTGGCTAGCCCGCTCGCGGCGCTGCGTGGGTGAACGGCGCCGGCACCAGCCCTTTTCCGGCCAGCCAATCCTGATTGAAGAGCCGTCCGAAGTAAAGATCGCCGCGGTCGCAGAGCAGGGTGACGATGCTATGCCCCGGTCCCATTTCGCGCGCCAGCGCGACGGCCGCCGCAACGTTGATGCCCGTGGACCCGCCCAGGAACAGTCCTTCTTCGCGCAGCAGGCGATAGACCATGTCGACGCAGGCCTGGTCATCGACCCGCACGGCGTCGTCGATCACGGTGTCCTGCAGGTTGGCGGTGACGCGGCTGGAACCGATGCCCTCGGTGATCGAACTGCCTTCGGACTTCAGTTCGCGGTGCTTGACGAAGTTATACAGGCTGCTGCCGCAAGGATCGGCGAGCACGATGCGCACGTGCGGCGTATGTTCCTTCAGGCAGCGCGAGATCCCTGCCAGCGAGCCGCCGGTACCAGTGGCGCACACGAAGGCGTCGACCCGTCCTGCCGTGTCATGCCAGATCTCCGGCCCGGTGGTTTCATAGTGGGCCTGGCGGTTGGCCAAGTTGTCGAACTGGTTGGCCCAGATGGCGTTCTCGGTCTGGTCCGCCAGCCGGCCGGCAATCTTCTGGTAGTTGTCCGGGTCGGCGTACGGCTTGGCCGGAACCGCGCGTACCTCGGCGCCGAGCATGCGCAGGCGCTCCATCTTTTCGGGGGACTGGGTATCGGGGATGACCACGATGCAGCGATAGCCGCGCGCGGCGCAGATATGCGCAAGGCCGATGCCGGTATTGCCGGCGGTGCCCTCGACGACCGTGCCGCCCGGCCTGAGGGTGCCGCGGCGTTCGGCGTCGCGGATGATGTAGA
Encoded proteins:
- a CDS encoding PLP-dependent aminotransferase family protein, giving the protein MDVHLTIHGRQGLAGQIYRQLRAGVMDGRLAPGQRLPSTRQLALQLGVSRKTTLDVFERLIAEGYLRSRTGDGTFVADAMTRLAPPPPVPATSPATGSIWSQMEDALPMTPTDTPPAYDFVGGVTDKGLFPFDQWRRCVGHALRVQARGRGTYHDPAGEQALRQAVASYLAFSRAVVSHWHDVIITQGAQQALDLLTKVSVRPGEVVAMEDPGYPPARIIFAALGAQVVPVPVDEEGLVVDALPANARMVYVTPSHQFPLGMPMSLERRLALLEWAQRHGALVVEDDYDGEFRFEGRPMESLKSLDTAGVVAYVGTFSKTIFPELRVGYVIPPASLGAALRRAKQVGDWHSCTMTQIALAKFMLDGYFAKHLRRMHKEYAARRTALLEHLRGDLAPWLTPLPCAVGIHLVAAIRAPQDESEVIRLAAAESVGIYGLAGMFASQAPRPGLLFGYGGIGVDAIHAGLARLASALASRRQGTA
- a CDS encoding cysteine synthase A, translated to MDIRDGFVGTVGHTPLIRLGGLSAETGCDIYGKAEFLNPGGSVKDRAALYIIRDAERRGTLRPGGTVVEGTAGNTGIGLAHICAARGYRCIVVIPDTQSPEKMERLRMLGAEVRAVPAKPYADPDNYQKIAGRLADQTENAIWANQFDNLANRQAHYETTGPEIWHDTAGRVDAFVCATGTGGSLAGISRCLKEHTPHVRIVLADPCGSSLYNFVKHRELKSEGSSITEGIGSSRVTANLQDTVIDDAVRVDDQACVDMVYRLLREEGLFLGGSTGINVAAAVALAREMGPGHSIVTLLCDRGDLYFGRLFNQDWLAGKGLVPAPFTHAAPRAG